The Geobacillus stearothermophilus ATCC 12980 genome contains a region encoding:
- a CDS encoding DUF962 domain-containing protein yields MEFRDYEEFWPFYLTQHRKRATRRWHFVGTSFVFLFVIIAIATRNAWWLLGAPIAAYALAWFSHFFIEGNKPATFGHPFGSLRADFRMYRLMLTGQLGRELERLGISEE; encoded by the coding sequence ATGGAATTCCGCGATTATGAAGAGTTTTGGCCCTTTTATTTGACCCAGCACCGGAAACGAGCGACAAGGCGTTGGCATTTTGTCGGAACGAGCTTCGTGTTTTTGTTTGTGATCATCGCGATCGCGACGAGGAATGCGTGGTGGTTGCTCGGCGCGCCAATCGCCGCCTATGCGCTCGCCTGGTTCAGCCACTTTTTCATCGAAGGAAACAAGCCCGCCACCTTCGGCCATCCGTTTGGGTCGCTTCGGGCCGATTTTCGCATGTACAGGCTCATGCTTACGGGGCAGCTTGGGCGGGAATTGGAGCGGCTGGGGATTTCAGAGGAATAA
- a CDS encoding IS110-like element ISGka2 family transposase: protein MDVIYPRCAGLDVHAETIVACALWEEDGHIQKDIQTFSTFSKGLGDLLEWLEEHGVTHVAMESTGVYWKPVFAFLEGYVDLTLANPQRIKNVPGRKTDVSDAEWIAKLLRHGLVEKSFVPPADIRELRDFTRLRKKWVGQLTSEKNRIQKVLESSNVKLGSVLSDLFGVSGKDILARLLEKGYVDKDELDECLRGRLKKKKQAVYDSLLGTLTEHELRLLRLLWKHVEELERLIEEVDQHIDRLLEPYREEVNLLMTMPGVKKQTAAVIIAEMGTDMSVFETPERAASWTGLSPGNHESAGKRKSTRTTKGNPHLRSALCEAAWSAARSKTHPLSRKFWSLAARCGKKKALIAIARRMLVIIFCMISRKEPFRQPQLI from the coding sequence ATGGATGTCATCTATCCTCGCTGCGCAGGATTGGATGTTCATGCCGAAACCATCGTCGCCTGCGCGCTATGGGAAGAAGATGGACACATTCAAAAGGACATTCAAACCTTCTCCACGTTCTCGAAGGGACTTGGCGACCTGCTTGAGTGGCTCGAAGAACATGGGGTCACCCATGTCGCCATGGAATCCACCGGCGTGTATTGGAAACCGGTCTTCGCCTTCCTCGAGGGCTATGTCGACTTGACACTGGCCAATCCGCAGCGGATCAAAAATGTCCCGGGAAGAAAAACCGATGTCTCGGACGCCGAGTGGATCGCCAAGCTGCTCCGCCATGGACTCGTTGAAAAAAGTTTCGTCCCCCCAGCGGATATTCGCGAATTGCGGGATTTTACCCGCCTCCGCAAAAAGTGGGTCGGACAGCTGACTTCGGAGAAAAACCGGATTCAAAAAGTGCTCGAGTCTTCCAATGTCAAACTCGGCTCGGTCCTCTCCGATCTCTTCGGCGTTTCCGGAAAAGACATCCTCGCCCGGCTGCTCGAGAAGGGATACGTGGACAAGGACGAGTTGGATGAATGCCTGCGCGGCAGGCTCAAAAAGAAAAAGCAAGCGGTGTACGATTCGCTGCTCGGCACCTTGACCGAACACGAGCTCCGTCTCCTTCGCCTCTTGTGGAAACACGTTGAGGAATTGGAGCGGCTCATCGAAGAAGTCGACCAACACATCGACCGCCTGCTCGAGCCGTATCGCGAGGAAGTGAACCTGCTGATGACCATGCCCGGAGTGAAAAAACAAACCGCCGCCGTCATCATAGCCGAGATGGGAACCGACATGAGCGTCTTTGAAACGCCGGAACGGGCGGCTTCATGGACTGGATTGTCCCCCGGCAACCATGAAAGCGCCGGAAAGCGAAAGAGCACGCGCACGACAAAAGGCAATCCCCATCTCCGATCGGCGTTATGCGAGGCGGCATGGTCAGCAGCTCGATCCAAGACGCATCCCTTGTCCCGAAAGTTTTGGTCGTTGGCGGCCCGGTGCGGGAAGAAAAAAGCCCTCATCGCCATTGCTCGGCGGATGTTGGTGATCATCTTTTGCATGATCTCCCGCAAAGAGCCGTTCCGCCAACCACAACTTATTTAG
- a CDS encoding NfeD family protein, with translation MFSHSPEVVYGWVLVVSALLTVLYFFFSDVLDGLFDVADHPLFSPQLVLSFFIVGSAVGLLAEWYTDWASSLVLWLAIGVALVAVLLLHFFVFLPLRSAEASLGYTDADLEGALAKVIVSVPPDGLGEILISRKSGAVAKAAKSANNEAIPSGEEVIIVQMENGVAVVARHDPYHLSI, from the coding sequence TTGTTCAGCCATTCGCCTGAAGTTGTGTACGGATGGGTGCTTGTCGTCAGTGCGTTGTTGACGGTTTTGTATTTTTTCTTCAGCGATGTGCTTGACGGTTTGTTCGATGTGGCTGATCATCCGCTGTTCAGTCCGCAGTTAGTTTTATCGTTTTTCATTGTTGGCAGCGCGGTCGGATTGCTGGCGGAATGGTACACAGACTGGGCATCGAGCTTGGTTCTGTGGCTTGCCATCGGCGTGGCGCTTGTTGCTGTGTTGCTGTTGCACTTTTTCGTTTTTTTGCCGCTCCGTTCGGCTGAGGCGTCACTTGGGTATACGGACGCCGATTTGGAGGGGGCGCTTGCTAAAGTGATCGTCTCGGTGCCGCCTGACGGGTTGGGCGAAATTCTCATCTCCCGTAAAAGCGGCGCGGTGGCCAAAGCGGCGAAAAGCGCAAATAATGAGGCCATTCCGTCAGGGGAAGAGGTCATCATCGTACAAATGGAAAACGGCGTCGCTGTGGTGGCGAGGCACGATCCGTATCACCTTTCCATCTAA
- a CDS encoding flotillin family protein, whose product MVAPWLMVIGVVVLLLVGLIAIFIARYRTVGPDEALIVTGSYLGSKNVHVDESGNKIKIVRGGGTFVVPIFQQAEPLSLLSIKLDVQTPEVYTEQGVPVMADGVAIIKVGSSIGEIATAAEQFLGKTRQDMENEAREVLEGHLRSILGSMTVEEIYKNRDKFSQEVQRVASQDLAKMGLVIVSFTIKDVRDKNGYLDALGKPRIAQVKRDADIATAEAEKETRIKRAEADKEARKAELERLTEIAEAEKINQLKLAEFRREQDIAKARADQAYHLEEAKAKQEVMAQQMQIKIIERQKQIELEEKEILRRERQYDSEVKKKADAERYAIEQKAAAEKAKQIAEADAQKYRVETLAKAEAERIRLDGLAKAEAEKAKGEAEAEIIRLKGLAEAEAKQKIAEAFERYGQAAVLDMIIKMLPEYAKQVASPLANIEKLTIVDTGSGAGGGANRVTGYATNLMASLQETLKASTGIDVKQLLESVAQGGAAHVQPLGAPASSQQAKTTE is encoded by the coding sequence ATGGTTGCGCCATGGTTGATGGTCATTGGTGTCGTCGTCTTGCTTCTTGTCGGCCTTATTGCCATTTTTATCGCCCGCTACCGCACCGTCGGGCCGGACGAGGCGCTCATTGTGACGGGCAGCTACTTAGGAAGCAAAAACGTTCATGTCGATGAATCGGGAAACAAAATCAAAATCGTCCGCGGCGGCGGCACGTTCGTCGTGCCGATTTTCCAACAGGCTGAGCCGCTGAGCCTATTGTCGATCAAGCTTGACGTGCAAACGCCCGAGGTGTACACCGAACAAGGCGTGCCCGTGATGGCGGACGGGGTGGCCATTATTAAAGTCGGCAGCTCAATCGGCGAAATCGCGACCGCGGCCGAGCAGTTTTTAGGGAAAACACGCCAAGATATGGAAAACGAAGCGCGTGAAGTGCTTGAAGGCCATCTTCGCTCCATTCTCGGGTCGATGACGGTTGAAGAAATTTATAAAAACCGCGACAAGTTTTCGCAAGAAGTGCAGCGTGTCGCCTCGCAAGATTTGGCGAAAATGGGGCTTGTCATCGTCTCGTTCACGATCAAAGACGTGCGCGACAAAAACGGTTACCTCGATGCGCTCGGGAAGCCGCGCATCGCCCAAGTGAAGCGCGATGCTGACATCGCCACGGCCGAGGCGGAAAAAGAGACGCGCATCAAGCGGGCTGAAGCAGACAAGGAAGCGCGCAAGGCGGAGCTCGAGCGGCTAACGGAAATCGCGGAGGCGGAGAAAATCAACCAGTTGAAGCTCGCTGAGTTCCGCCGCGAGCAAGACATCGCCAAAGCGCGAGCCGATCAGGCGTATCATTTGGAGGAAGCGAAGGCGAAACAAGAAGTGATGGCCCAACAAATGCAAATCAAAATCATCGAGCGGCAAAAACAAATCGAGCTCGAAGAAAAAGAAATTTTGCGCCGCGAGCGCCAATACGACTCGGAAGTGAAGAAAAAAGCCGATGCCGAGCGCTATGCGATCGAACAAAAAGCGGCGGCGGAAAAGGCGAAGCAAATCGCCGAAGCCGATGCGCAAAAATACCGCGTCGAAACGCTGGCGAAAGCGGAAGCGGAGCGCATCCGTCTCGACGGGCTGGCGAAAGCCGAGGCGGAGAAAGCGAAAGGGGAAGCGGAAGCGGAAATCATCCGACTGAAAGGCCTCGCCGAAGCGGAAGCGAAACAAAAGATCGCCGAAGCGTTCGAGCGCTACGGCCAGGCTGCGGTGCTCGACATGATCATCAAGATGCTTCCGGAGTATGCGAAGCAAGTGGCGAGCCCGCTTGCGAACATCGAGAAGCTGACGATCGTCGACACCGGCTCAGGAGCGGGAGGCGGCGCCAACCGCGTCACGGGCTATGCGACGAACTTAATGGCGAGCTTGCAGGAGACGTTAAAAGCTTCGACGGGCATCGATGTGAAGCAGCTGCTCGAGAGCGTCGCCCAGGGTGGAGCGGCCCATGTCCAGCCGCTCGGTGCGCCAGCATCGTCCCAACAGGCGAAGACAACAGAATGA
- a CDS encoding diacylglycerol kinase produces the protein MKRARIIYNPTSGRELFKRHLPDVLVRLEKAGYETSCHATEGPGDATEAARQAVLREFDLVVAAGGDGTINEVVNGIADQPYRPTLGVIPVGTTNDFARAIGVPRSIEGACDVIATGEPVPIDIGCVTNEDKTHYFINIAGGGRLTELTYEVPSKLKTMLGQLAYYLKGIEMLPSIKATEAQIEYDGKLFEGEIMMFLVSLTNSVGGFEKLAPDSSLNDGLFDFIIVKKTNLAEFIRLVTLAARGEHINDPHVIYTKANRVKVHSPMQLNLDGEFGGMLPGEFVNLRRHIDVLMPKEKAEQVRTGR, from the coding sequence ATGAAACGAGCTCGAATTATTTATAACCCGACATCGGGTCGCGAGTTGTTTAAGCGCCATTTGCCTGATGTGCTCGTGCGGTTGGAAAAGGCGGGCTATGAAACGTCGTGCCACGCCACCGAAGGGCCGGGGGATGCGACGGAAGCAGCGCGCCAGGCCGTCCTGCGGGAATTTGATCTCGTTGTCGCCGCAGGGGGCGACGGAACGATCAATGAAGTCGTCAACGGCATCGCCGATCAGCCGTATCGGCCGACACTGGGCGTCATTCCTGTCGGGACGACGAACGATTTCGCCCGCGCCATCGGCGTGCCCCGTTCGATTGAAGGGGCGTGCGACGTGATCGCCACGGGCGAGCCCGTCCCGATTGACATCGGCTGTGTGACGAACGAAGACAAAACGCACTATTTCATCAACATCGCGGGCGGCGGGCGCCTGACCGAGCTCACCTACGAAGTGCCGAGCAAGCTGAAAACGATGCTTGGCCAGCTCGCCTATTACTTGAAAGGGATCGAGATGTTGCCGTCCATCAAGGCGACCGAAGCGCAAATTGAGTATGACGGCAAACTGTTCGAAGGCGAGATTATGATGTTTTTAGTTTCGCTCACGAACTCGGTCGGCGGGTTTGAAAAACTGGCGCCCGATTCGTCGCTCAATGACGGCCTGTTCGATTTTATCATCGTCAAGAAAACGAACTTGGCCGAATTCATCCGCCTTGTCACCCTCGCGGCGCGCGGCGAGCACATCAACGACCCGCACGTCATTTACACGAAAGCGAACCGGGTGAAAGTGCACTCGCCGATGCAGCTGAACTTAGACGGCGAATTCGGCGGCATGCTTCCAGGGGAGTTCGTCAATTTGCGCCGCCATATTGACGTATTGATGCCAAAAGAAAAGGCAGAACAAGTGAGAACAGGAAGATAA
- the rlmD gene encoding 23S rRNA (uracil(1939)-C(5))-methyltransferase RlmD, giving the protein MTKQQAPVAKNEYYDVTFTDLTHDGLGVAKVDGFPLFVKHALPGERAKVKAIKVKKGYGYGRLVELYEPSPDRVEPPCPVYRQCGGCQLQHLSYEGQLKAKEKQVKEVLARIGKLDGVTVHPVIGMKNPWRYRNKAQVPVGEREGGLVAGFYKERTHEIIDMDACLIQQEANDVVVQAVKRIAERYGIPPYDETTHKGVLRHIVARYGASTGEVMVVLVTRTDHLPHEQDIVRDIVRAIPGVKSIVQNVNPERTNVIFGAKTRVLWGSEFITDRIGDIQFAISARSFYQVNPEQTKVLYDKALEYAELTGRETVIDAYCGIGTISLFLARKAKHVYGVEIVPEAIEDAKRNAKLNGIQNVTFEVGAAEDVIPRWYQEGIRADCLVVDPPRKGCDAALLETIIAMKPPRVVYVSCNPATLARDLRILEDGGYETIEVQPVDMFPHTAHVECVAKIRLR; this is encoded by the coding sequence ATGACGAAGCAGCAAGCACCAGTCGCCAAAAACGAGTATTATGACGTCACATTCACCGATTTGACCCACGACGGGCTCGGGGTGGCGAAAGTCGACGGTTTTCCGTTGTTTGTGAAACACGCGCTTCCCGGCGAGCGGGCGAAGGTGAAAGCGATCAAAGTGAAAAAAGGGTATGGGTACGGCCGCCTCGTGGAGCTGTACGAACCAAGCCCCGACCGCGTTGAGCCGCCGTGCCCCGTCTATCGCCAATGCGGCGGCTGCCAGCTGCAACACCTCAGCTACGAAGGCCAGCTGAAAGCGAAGGAAAAGCAGGTGAAAGAAGTGCTCGCCCGCATCGGCAAGCTTGACGGCGTCACCGTCCATCCCGTCATCGGGATGAAGAACCCATGGCGCTACCGCAACAAGGCGCAAGTGCCCGTTGGCGAGCGCGAAGGGGGCTTGGTGGCGGGCTTTTACAAGGAGCGGACGCATGAAATCATCGATATGGACGCCTGCCTCATCCAGCAAGAGGCGAACGATGTCGTCGTCCAGGCCGTGAAGCGCATCGCCGAGCGCTATGGTATTCCCCCATACGACGAAACCACGCACAAGGGCGTTCTTCGCCATATTGTCGCCCGCTACGGCGCGTCAACTGGCGAGGTGATGGTCGTGCTCGTCACCCGCACGGACCATCTGCCCCACGAACAGGACATTGTCCGTGACATCGTCCGCGCCATTCCGGGCGTGAAATCGATCGTGCAAAACGTCAACCCCGAGCGGACGAACGTCATTTTCGGCGCCAAAACGCGGGTGTTATGGGGGAGCGAGTTCATCACCGATCGCATCGGCGACATCCAATTCGCCATCTCGGCCCGCTCGTTTTATCAAGTTAACCCGGAACAGACGAAAGTGCTGTATGACAAAGCGCTCGAATACGCGGAGTTGACCGGGCGGGAGACGGTGATCGACGCCTACTGCGGCATCGGCACGATCTCGCTCTTTTTGGCGCGTAAAGCGAAACACGTCTACGGCGTCGAAATCGTCCCCGAAGCGATCGAAGACGCCAAGCGCAACGCCAAACTCAACGGCATCCAAAACGTCACCTTCGAAGTCGGCGCCGCCGAAGACGTCATCCCGCGTTGGTATCAAGAAGGCATCCGCGCCGACTGCTTGGTCGTTGACCCGCCGCGCAAAGGCTGTGACGCCGCGCTGCTTGAGACGATCATCGCCATGAAACCGCCGCGCGTCGTCTACGTCTCGTGCAACCCGGCGACGCTCGCCCGCGACTTGCGCATCCTAGAAGACGGCGGCTACGAAACGATCGAAGTCCAGCCAGTGGACATGTTTCCGCACACGGCGCATGTGGAGTGTGTGGCGAAAATTCGGTTGAGATAA
- a CDS encoding alanine/glycine:cation symporter family protein: MIEKLVETVNGWLWSPFLIAFIVCCGLYFSIRTRFLQIRHVKEMIRLVTTGKGSEAGVSSFQALTMSLSGRIGVGNVAGTATGIAYGGPGAVFWMWVITFIGAATAYVESTLAQIYKEEQDGQYRGGPAFYIEKGLGWKWFAVVIAGAIILSMAVLMPGIQANSIADSFSNAFGIPKLVTGIFVIALLGFTIFGGVKRIAKTAEIVVPFMAVGYLLVAIAIIAANIEKVPDVFGLIFKSAFGADQVFGGILGSAVMWGVKRGLYANEAGQGTGAHPAAAAEVSHPAKQGLVQAFSIYLDVFLVVTATALMILFTGQYNVINEKTGETIVEHLKGVEPGAGYTQAAVDTLFPGFGSAFIAIALFFFAFTTMYAYYYIAETNLAYLVRSEKRGTAFFALKLVFLAATFYGTVKTATTAWAMGDIGLGIMVWLNLIAILLLFKPAYMALKDYEEQLKQGKDPEFNASKYGIKNAKFWENGYKRWEEKKEKTL; encoded by the coding sequence TTGATTGAAAAGCTCGTGGAAACGGTGAACGGGTGGCTGTGGAGCCCTTTCTTAATTGCTTTTATTGTCTGTTGTGGTTTGTATTTTAGCATTCGCACCCGCTTCCTGCAAATCCGCCACGTGAAAGAGATGATCCGGCTTGTGACGACGGGGAAGGGCTCTGAGGCCGGGGTGTCTTCTTTCCAGGCGTTGACGATGTCGTTGTCCGGCCGCATTGGCGTTGGGAACGTGGCAGGGACGGCGACGGGGATTGCGTACGGGGGGCCGGGCGCTGTCTTTTGGATGTGGGTCATCACCTTTATCGGAGCGGCGACGGCGTATGTCGAGTCGACGCTGGCGCAAATTTATAAAGAGGAACAAGACGGACAATACCGCGGCGGTCCGGCTTTTTATATTGAAAAGGGCCTTGGCTGGAAATGGTTTGCGGTTGTGATTGCCGGGGCGATCATTCTCTCGATGGCGGTGCTGATGCCGGGAATTCAAGCAAACTCGATTGCCGACAGCTTTTCGAATGCGTTTGGCATTCCGAAATTGGTGACGGGAATTTTCGTGATTGCCCTTCTTGGCTTTACGATTTTTGGCGGAGTGAAGCGGATCGCGAAAACGGCGGAAATTGTCGTGCCGTTTATGGCAGTTGGCTATTTGTTGGTCGCGATTGCCATTATTGCGGCCAATATTGAAAAAGTCCCGGATGTGTTTGGCCTGATTTTCAAAAGCGCGTTTGGCGCTGATCAAGTGTTTGGCGGCATTCTTGGTTCGGCGGTGATGTGGGGGGTCAAACGCGGCCTTTATGCGAATGAAGCGGGGCAAGGGACGGGCGCCCACCCGGCAGCGGCGGCGGAAGTGTCCCACCCGGCGAAGCAGGGGCTTGTGCAGGCGTTTTCGATTTATTTGGACGTGTTCTTGGTCGTGACGGCGACGGCGCTGATGATTTTGTTTACAGGTCAATACAATGTGATCAATGAAAAAACGGGAGAGACGATTGTCGAGCATTTGAAAGGGGTGGAACCGGGCGCAGGGTATACGCAGGCGGCGGTGGACACGCTCTTCCCGGGATTCGGGTCGGCCTTTATTGCGATCGCTCTGTTCTTCTTCGCGTTTACGACGATGTACGCGTATTACTATATTGCCGAGACGAACCTCGCCTATTTGGTGCGCAGTGAAAAGAGGGGAACGGCCTTCTTTGCCTTGAAGCTCGTCTTTTTGGCGGCCACGTTCTATGGAACGGTCAAAACGGCGACGACGGCGTGGGCGATGGGCGACATCGGGCTTGGCATCATGGTGTGGCTCAACTTGATTGCGATCTTGTTGTTGTTTAAACCGGCCTATATGGCCTTGAAAGATTATGAAGAACAGCTGAAGCAAGGGAAAGATCCGGAGTTCAACGCGTCGAAATACGGAATCAAGAACGCGAAATTCTGGGAAAATGGATATAAGAGATGGGAAGAAAAGAAAGAGAAGACATTGTAA